Sequence from the Candoia aspera isolate rCanAsp1 chromosome 7, rCanAsp1.hap2, whole genome shotgun sequence genome:
gtttgcgccgagggtttttagtttgaattcggcgcactttcatcattctcagctttctttgcgatcctgcatgctattcttcaataaatcagatatctctgaaaccctgcttatgagtctgatatccatttgaataggcaatccttacatgcTGAGGATTAAGCAGGCAGGCAGCTCCCAGCAGCTGTAACTCCAGagttggagtgtgtgtgtgatcCTGCAGCTGGGCCTTCAAGGCGCCTAGCTGTATTTCCACCAGGCGGCTTCTGAAGGTGGAACCCTTCTACATTTGCAGCATAGGCAAGATGTGTGCTAACCGAGAAGTACCATAAGGCAGACCTCCCCAcgtgttttggactacaactcctatcattCTTAGCCAGCACAGCCTTAGGACATTCTGGCTGGGATTTTGTGAATAATTCAAGGAGGGGCTGGAGTTTTGGCAGAGGCCCTCTGCAGTCTGTTGCTCTCTGGTCCTACCTCGCTAGCCACAGACTGCAGAAGGCTTCTGTCAGAACATCGTTCCCTCCTTGAACTACAGCCTGGCAAGCCAGTTTTAATAAAGTCAGATTAATTTGCAGACCTGCTCTGTATGTCTGGTCTGATCCTGATCCTTTGACCAGGCAAGGTGGACTGTTGACCAACGTTGTCTTTGTAGGATGGCCGAGGACAGCTGGTGTTTTATGACCGGCCGAACACAAGAGCCCCCAAGCTCTCTTGCTTTACCATCTCTCCCACAGATGACCCCAGAGGACTTGTGGTAATGCTTCATGGACGGGGAAGCGCTGCTTGCTGTGGGAATGGCAGCAGGGGGCTGGTGCGGAGGGCCCCAGGCTTTTGGAGCCACAGAAGAGCCATTCTGGATGGGAACAGAATCCAGCTCTGCTCCCAGGATCCATGTGAATGGCTTGGGCGTTTTTCCAGGTCAGGTGGTGCCCCACATTCCACACCAGATGGATTGTGTATGGCCAGTTCCATGCAGATGATGCAGCGGGCAACTCTGCTAAAGCTTGGAAGCTCTGGGCCTGGGAACACCCCTGGATGACACCTGGAGGGTTTTGAAAGGAAGGCAGGTTCAGAAAGTAATGAAGCTTTGTACCTGTTCCCCCGTGGAGATCAGGGGACCTTTGGAAGCCCAGGCAGGGCCCAGCGCACTAGTCTCTCCCGTTTCCCACGGGGGCCATCCATCTGCTTCTGGTACGAGTACCAGCAGTTGAGGAGGACAGACCGTCCTCCCCTGCTCCTGTGCCCCAGGGGCTGGCGTTGGGAGGCCTCTGCCTCTTCTTCATCTCCCCCATTGTAGCCCATCGACTCCCCGGAGATCCCTTGGGCCTCGTATccagggaaggagagaggaagggcCTTGAGGTCTCTTAGAATGGGGATTCTGTGGCTCAAACCTAGAACAACTAGTTTGACCACTGACTGGTAAGCTGGTGTAAGGCCATGCTGCATTCTGCAAGCCTTAAGGTCCTGGCTTTTCTCATGCACAGGCAGTGCTGTCCCAGGCGCTTGGCGAGCAAGGAGTGGTGAAGAAAGAGCGCCATCTTTACATGGTGGGCCAGACCCGGGTCCATGTGGATCACGTGGAaggactgggtgactttgtggAGCTGGAGGTGAGGAGGACTGTCTGGTGGTGGAGAGGAATGGTGTTTTGgaatcttaaagtggccaaggttgagcaacactgtgtTAGGAGGCACATCCTGACTGTACAAACTGTCAGCCAGTAATACAGACTGCCCCGTGAAGATGTAAGTTCTTTGCTGGAGGTGGTCAGGTGGTCCGGTTGTTAATCTGATACATCAGAAAAACTGAGGGAGGGGGAGATTGGACTAAATGACCCCTAAGAGCCCTTCTGACTCTGGTTGTGTGACATCTCGAGTTGCcataaagaagaggaagagaacttTTTCGCCCCAGCGGGCAGGATCAAAAGCAATAAGGTGAAACTACAGGAAAGTAGATTTATGTTATTAGGAGGAATTCCCAATAGAGCTGCTCAGCGGTGGCACAGGCTGCTTCGTGAAGAGGCCACTGGGGGTCTTCAGACTGGGGTCggatagccatctgtccaaaACATTTTAGTAGATCGCACACTGAACTAGCTGGCCACCGAGATCCCTTCCGCTTCTCTAATTCTGTGTGTGGCAGTTGCCCAGTGCCTCTGGCAACAGGGAAGGAAGTTCCTCTCTCCCCCTGCTCCCAAAGCTGGAATAGAAGTACCCTGAATCGTTCCTCCTTTGTCCCTGACGGCAGGCTGGAGGAGGTAAACACAGTTTGCCATATTGTCACATGGTCTCCCAGATAGTCAGACCGTGCCTGGAGGTGATAAACATGGTCTGAGAAAAGAGCTGTGGAAGAAACAGGTGTTTTCGTGTGCAGAAAACAGTCTCTCAGGGAGAGTGGAAAGGAAGTTAACACAGCTAAGGAACTGGAAGGAAGGGAATTGTTGGAGCTggagagatggaggaggaggagatgcctGGCAAGCCAAAAGGCAATTTTGCCTGCTAAAGAAATGCCAGTTCTGGCATGGATGGAGGACCACAAGACCTGCAGGCTCTTGGGGGAATACCGATCACTGAAGACGGAGGGAGACCAAGCTCTGAGTGATCTGTCTGCCATGCATGGAGTTCCCAAGGGAGAAAAATGTCTGAAGGCCAATATTCTGCTAGCCACAAGTGGTTGGGAGCTAAGTTTTATCTGAAACCCTGATTAACTGTAAGGGGAACTTCATTATTGTTAGGCACGTAACAATAGATTAAGAACGCTGCCTTCAGAAGAAGCATTACAGTTCAAGTGGGGAAATAGTTAATCGCCGAATGTCAGAGCAATTACAATCACAAAGTGATTTGCTGAGTTTACTGAATTCCAACCTTTTCACATTGGTTATAGCAGGAGGAGGGGTGGGGCTGGATCTGAAGATCCATCTGATTAATCTGCTTTAGCACCGTGCTGCTTCCTCTGCTATCTAGCCATAAAAGCCAGCCTCTCAGAGAAACCACCTTTCGTCCACCTCACGCTGTTATAAATAAATTTCTGGTTTCACAAAACAGGTTCTTGCCTGTCGGGCTTGAGAGCCCTCCCTTTCTTTGCCGTACTCATGAGCGCAATGCTCTGTTTCCCTGTTTGTTCTTGCAGGTGATGTTACAGGAACATCAGAGTCTCCGGGAGGGTGAGGAAGTGGCCCAGCAACTGATGTGCAAGTTGGGCATAGAGGAGACAGATCTGATCAGTGGGGCTTACCTGGATCTTCTGCTGGCAGGAGGGGAATCCCATCTGTGACGATGGACCATTGTGAGGGTTGGAGAACATCTGGGGGGCATCTTGCCCCTTGGTTGAATAAAATGCAATGGATGCTGAGACGAGTGCGCTGAAAAACGAGTGAGCGACCCTCCTCGGGAAAGGCAGTATATTTTGTACCTGAAGACCACAGATCCTAAGTTATATCAAATCAAAATTTGGCTTGGCCTGGAAGGAGCTGAAAAGCTCAGGGGACCTCTTCTGGCAGAGGTGTCTTTGTGGAAAGACTGCAGTGTACTTTGTTCCTGAAAAGGAATTTAGGTGCCCACCCTAGTTTCAACTCAGTGATGTAGCTCCCTACCCCCACCCCTCCAGTATGCACAGTTTATCAGCTTCTGTTCCTGGGTGGTTTGAGACACAAGTGAAGCAGCTGCAGAAGTGCCCAAGTGGCCCTCTCTGAAGTTGGAAGGGTCCTCAGCACTTGAAAGCACTTCTGCCAGCAAAAAGTTTTCTTGGAAGGTGGCAGGTTCTGGCTGCTAAAAGTCTTTGCGAAGAGGCATTTGTTAAATGGTCTGCAGGGTACAAGAATCTCTGTAGCTAGGTTTGTAGCCCCAAATGTCTTGCCCCTTCCCTGGTGACTTACATGCGGAAGGATAAGAGGAAGATTATAGGACTGGCCACCACCAAGCCCAAGTCATGTATGTCAAACCATGACtcagttaaccatggtttattggatAAGCCCcaattggctaggttcacacaccaGACTAAACAAAAGCCAAGTCAGTTAAGATGGTCTGGCTTGTGTGAACCAGGTCCCTCTGCACTGAACCAGTGGCAGTGGTGATGTGCGTTGGCCATCCTGGAAGATGGATAGATGTGTGAGGTGAGCCATTCTTAAAGTGCCAGCCTCACAAGGGCATTTCAGTGGTGAGGTCAAGTGCTGAGAGTGACCAGGCATCCCTTCTCCCATCAGGTGATTCCCTTCTGTCTGccagcagcagagagagagagagaccggaCTTCTTACGTGGCCGTATCTTTTGgtctaaaatgctgaaaaggcTATCTTCTCCTCCAAACATCCTgggcatcttttttaaaaaaaaacaaaaaacaatagtgCATTGGAAGTTGGAATGACCATGATAACCCACctgacagggtggtggttgtggggaaaatgggaggcaggagcattaggtatgttcgccatcttgagttgACTATAaagtgaggtggctcccttatttttaacatcccttcttttattctgtgttttaggtttttaaaaaaatatttataatgtatttattgattgtttttagctctttgtatgccacccagagtcgctggttggaaaacaaacaaacaaacaaataaataggcaGGCGGAAGCAGCATGACAAGAGAAGCATCTGCTGAAACCCTTTGTGGAGCCCAGGAATATCAGTAGGGCTAGCAAGCAGGAGATGAAACAGCTCAGGAGAAAGGGTATCTTAGGACAGGTTGAATGGAGGATGTACCAGCACGCAGAAGAGGAAGCAGGAGTCGCCTCATTTGTACTTGACAGCTGTTTTCCAGGTTTTCACAATGCATTGCGTTATAATATCATGACACGCTAGGCTACCTGAAAGAGAGCGAGTGGGCTTGTGGGCCTGCGGGCctgcacaatttatttatttgttaaacaaaCGTGTACAGCCACCCGTCCACCAAAAGGcgctctgggtggtgaacaaaataaaagcaatgcgTTAGAAGCCATCATTTAAGAACTGTGTTGAGGTGCCAATAAAAACTTAAcccatccacccccacccccaccctattCCAGCTCTGGCCACAGACTCTGGGGGACAAGACAGGTCTTCACGGCTTTCCTGAAGGCCACAAGTCTGTGGCCGTCTGTATCTTGGGGGGGCGGGCATTGTTCCACGAGGCTTGGTCTTTGCTCAGAGGCcgtctcttccccccccccctcacaacAAGGTTGGTGCTGGAGAAACGGTCAGAGCCTCCCTGCGGGTGACCTTCTGAAACCGTGAGCCAGAAGGGCATCTCCTCTCGCCTCTGTTGCCAGAGGACACGAGGACCTTGGCACACCGCGCTGGAGGGTCTCTGTGCAGGAAGGAAGCTGGCCTTTGTCATTCTGACAAGCTGCACCTTATGGGGCACTGGCTGAGATGTtcccagagatgtgcatgcaggCTGTGGATCTGTGGCCCCCCAGTCTGGCACACAAACCCCTGTGTGTTCAGTTGCCATCATTCACAGCCACTTGGCCAGTCTAATACTAGGCTTGGACATTCTTTAAATCTATGCCAATATGGGGTGTGCTGCAGAAGGGGGCAAAGCAGATGACTTCTGGAGCATCATGTGCTGCACCCCTTAGAGAAGCCTCCCACAGCCTTCTGCCCTCCAGGTGCCCCGGACTTCTGATCTGTTGGCTGGATGCTGGGAGGCACCAGACTTGGGAAGGATGCTTCATCCAGGCTTCTCTCCGCTTGGGCCGCGTTCCCAGGGAAGGCAGCAGCTGGTGTGTTGCCCTGGATTGAGGGCCTGCCCACCCCGCAAACAGCCCAGGTGCACTTAGCAACCAGGAGTCTGGGCTGAGGGGCAGGGCCTAGTGAGAAGGTCCCAGGAGCCCTGCTTGGTGTGCCAAGCCCGAGCTGCGGGACCTGCCTCTAATTGGAGTTTCTTTAATTGGCTCTTTGGGGAGGGAGGCATCCTTGCCATTGCTCGGCCCAGATTGCTCCAGTTTGTTCGGGCTGCTTCTGCGCGAAGTCTCACAACTCGCAAGGCAGATGGCTCCGCAGTCACCAGGGCCCCTGTTGCTGCAAAGCGGCTGCCTCGCCCGTTGCTCCCAGAACAGGGAGCCCTACTTACTTCCGCCGTCAGGAGAGGGGCGGAGGGGGCCAAGCCTTTCGCCCACCGTCCCCTCGCTCTACAACGGCCCAGCacggcgcccccccccccccccccccgcagcagcGGCATGCAGGCGGTCGCCCTCTCGCAGCCCGCGCCTTCCCTCTTCAGCGCCCGGGCCGGGGACAGCTCCTCGTGGCTGCTCTTCAGCACCCGCGGCGCGGACAGCTCCCCAAGGCAAGCCGCGGGATCCGCCGCCCGCGCCCGCCCAGACGCGCCGAATGGGGCCGTCCAGCCTCACTCGGGGCCGCCCGCCCCCTAGGCACCCCCACCCGGAGCTCCCTCTCGCCGGCGCCGGCCCTGCGCTCGCTTTGTTTCGCCGTCTTGGGGGAGGCGCCCGCCGGGTTGGGGCCGCAGGGAGGGGCTGGGAcattgccgccgccgccgcccccgccccccacccgGTCGGCTGGAGGCGTCGCGCCGCGCATCCGCAGTGGGGAGGGGGCGCTGTGGAGCCTCGCTCGGCCTCGCCCCTCCTCCTCTCCGCCTCCCGCCGCGCCGAGccccgccgcgccgcgccgcgccggaGAACGACGGGCTGGTGGGTATTGGCTGCGCCGCCCCGTTCGCACCCGCCGCAGCCAGGGGGAGGCGCAGACCCGCCCGCGCTGTTTACCCGGGCCCGGCCGAAGGGAGCGCGAGTGCGCCATGGCTGTTGCGGCTGTTGCGAGCCTTTCCGGGCAGCATCCGCAGTGAAGACCCGCCGCCGCCCCGACCGGCCTGGCTTTGCCTCCCCCCGCCTCGCCTCGCTCGCGGTGCCTCGCCTCTCTCTTTCCCCCGGCTCGGCTGCGCGGCGCTGCCCTGCGCCTGGAGAAGATGGCGGATCGGGCGGAAATGTTTTCGCTCTCCACCTTCCACTCGCTCTCGCCGCCCAGCTGCAGgtaagccgccgccgccgccgccgcatccGGCACCCCTCGCCGGCCCGCCCCTCGCCGGCCACCGCCCGGCCTCCGCGGAAGGACTGAGCCCAGAGGCAGCCCTCGGAGGGCCGGCCGGTGCCGGAGAGGGAGCGCGGCTTCACGGCGGAGTGATGCCTGGCCCGACGCGGCTCCGAGACCCTCTCCGGGGCACGTCCGCAGCCCTGTGTGGGGAGGCGCTGGGCCTGGAGGGGGCAGCTGAGAAGGCGTCGCCGCCCGCCCGGGCGCTCCACTGGCTGAGCGACGGGCGGCTCCTCGGGAGGAGGTGGGCCTGCTCCCCGCCGGCCTCCGGAGACAGTCGGACCATGGATAAACTCGGCCGCGTTCGGGACAGCAGCCTGCGCCGGGCCTGTCTGATCCTCGGGGTCCCTCCTCCGGACATCCGACGGGGGATCGCCGGCCgctccctccctgcctttccaAGAGGCCGGTTCGGCGCGCTCTGCGTGACTGTTTGCCGCGGgaccgtccatccatccatctctcgcTCGCCatcggggcggggggcgggggcgctCGGCCCAGAAAAAGAGcgagccagcttctccttcctTCCGGAGGCCGCAGCCCCGAGGAGTTTCACCGCTTCGTCGGCGCCCATCCGGCACTTCCTATCAAGGGGAATTTGCAGGCGGCTCTGGAGCGGCCTGGGAGAAGCGGGACCCCGCCTATGGCAGCCCTCTCCAGCCCCTGCTTGGGCGCCCCCGCGCTCCTTCTCTGCCAGGCTCTGCCAGTAAGGGGGCCCGGAGCTAAGCTTGGGCCTCACTGGTCTCTTATGCTGACCCTCCTTAGGCCAGGCCAAGCATGCCAGCCTTCTTTTCTGCTTGGGGTGCCGCTTTGAGTGCTCCTGAGCAGGGAGTTGGGACTTAGTGGGCCTGGCTGCTGCCCGCCCACCCCACCAACAGGAAAGCCAGGCAGCTGGCAGACACCTCCCCCCACCCGTGCCTTCCCCGCAAGCCAGCACTTCTCCTTTTGCCAAGCTCAGTCTGGCAGGGAGCCAGGGCCACCTCCGAGCCACACTTCCCCAGATGAGCAGCAGCCCGTCCCTCCTGGAACCCTCAGCCACAACGGGGTAAGGGCTGCACAGTGGTTCTGGCATCCCAACCCTGCCTTGCGGGTCTCCATCTTCAAAGCTGAAGAGAGGCGTTGGGACATTGCCTGTGTATTGGGGAACATGCAACACCCCTTTCTGTTGGGCTTCTGGTCCTCCAGGCTCTGGAGGAGCTTTGCTTGGTGATGTTCAGAGGTGCTGGACTCCAGCCTCCATCATGAGACCAGAGCTGCCCCCAGAAGGCTCCTCCCTGTGAACCAGTGTTCTCATCTGGGGAGAAGGACCCTGAGCCAGGGCAGGCTATGTGGTGAAGGGTGATCCTTGGACAAGACAAGTAGCTGGGAATCTGGGGGTACATGCATGTCTGGGCAGGCAGGGCACAGGGATGGATCCCAGTGGCTGTAAGAGCAGAAGAAGCaccttgctggatcaggccaaggcccatcctAGCCCAGCGTTTTATTTTTCcggtggccaaccagatgcttctggggAGCTTGCCCCTGGAGGGGGGATAGACCCATTCTTCTCCTGCGGCTGTTCTCCTAAGAGGGGTCTTTGGAAACATGCTGCCCTCCACTCAGAGATGTGGCTGCCAGGGAACCAAGGCGCAAAGAACCAGGGTGTGGCGTAGAAGTTGAAGGGTTGGACTAGGCCTGGGGAGGCTCAGGTACAACCAGAGAGACCCCAGTTCAAGCCCCCCTCGGCCCCAGAAATGGCCTCTTTCTCTGCTttcagctcctggaagaaagagaggatagaaatctaataaatcagTGGAAAGGACAGGAATACTATCAGTGGAATTCAGAGCCCCTTTTTTCCTCGTGGGATCTGTTATGGATGAGCAGGGATCCCAGAGATCTGCTTTTAAAACAAAGGGAGAGGTGAGGTGAGATGAAGGCCAGGGTGGTGTGGCCTTTTGTAGACCTTTGGGAGGCTGGTGGCCTGGGCCAAGCAACCCCACTACACCTCTCCCATCTGGCCCTTCCAGAGGAGCTGGCATGGCATTTCTTGGACTTTCTAACTAGCAGGGCATTTGCCTTGGCCAACCAGCAGTCCACCAGGCCATCTGGAGGGTGCCAcatggtgtgtgtgggtgtgtgttgtGTTTCGGATGCAAGAATTACAGTTGAACACATGGGCTTCATGgttctgatgaaagagaattggGTGCCCCACTATGGGTTGTCTCTGCCCTATTTCCTCTTTGGGGGCCAGTGTGAGGGCAGAAGTAGGTAAATGGCTCAGTCAATAAACATTTGTGGACACCTCAAGGGAGGCTCATCACTTGTGTGATTCTCCAGTCCTCTTTCCAGGATCTGGGAGAGCTGAAAAAACATTATCTCATATCCCGGACAGCCGGGGCCAGAAGACAAACATGCTCCCCATAAGGTTGCCATACACGTACAGCCCACTGCATTTAAGCAACATACTGAACTGGATCAGTCAATGGCAACATTTGGTTGGCTTCTTTGCATGTTGTACTTGGCCTGTTAACAGTGCAGACAGTAATGCCAAGGACTTACTGTGTGAGGAGTTGCTTGGGACCAGGGAGTAGGGGACAGTAATCTCACTGGGGTTGCAGAAGCATTGCTGGATCCCTGGTGGatccctgccctttggaaaagCATCCTTGGCCTTGATCCTTCTGTTCTTTAGGAAGACATTTAAAACCTTGCTCTTCCAGCAAGGCAAATTGTGAACCTACCagagcatttatattttacatttttatcttcCTGGATGCTGTTGCCATTTTGTTGATTTACCCACTTGTAAAGCTGCCTTAAGTTGCTAGTCAattgggtggccctataaattGACCGACCAACTGACTGACTGAAAAGTTAGGCATCTATTTGCTCACAGTTATTAGCAATGGGGGCACAGCAGGAGCCAGGCTCCTCCAAGAACTGAGCACAGTAGCAGAAAGAGCATGATGGATCAGGGGGTCCCAGACCAGGAGCATCATGGATAGATTCAGACATGGCCTGGGGgaacaaggaagaggaagagagacatTGTCACAAGGAGCTGGAGAACTTCAGATGCCCATCACAGCCCATTCTTTCTCTGATTAATATAGGGCCTAATCCAACCCAGAGGGTCTCACCGTGAGTTTTGCCAAGGAGAATTCCCCAACAGATTCATGTAATAGGGTGGATCTGTGTGGGTCTCCCTGTGCGGAGGCCATCTCATTCTACCCACAGAGAGGCATCATCTGCTGAGAAGAGGTCTGGAGAGTAACAAAACGTTGGAGCACCACAGCTCTTCATTGAGTTGGTGAGACACCATGTTTCATAGATGGCACCCATCCCTTTAGTGCTACATACACAGAGCTATGCCTTTGGGGTTGTCTCCTTGCTTGTGACATGCATTTCTCCCTCTAGGATGCCCAGTCAGGCcagatttgcacaacacacttaacctggtCACTGAATTGACTTATATTTTGCATGATCACATCCCACTGAACTGCAGAATATCTGAACAGGTCATGGGGCAGACAGCTAACTTGCTTCACAGATAATGCAGGTGTAGTCAGTATGTCTTTCAGTGACCTGATTAAtcctgttgtgtgaatgcagccagtggAGCAACTTGCTGTGAAAGATGAAAagtgaaaaagtgcagaaaccgAGTGAGGCCCGGTCCAGCTTTGTCTCAGCTGAGTTTAAGCAGGACTTGTTCCAGTATCTACCAGGAGAGGCCATGCACTAAGCCAGGCCCACCTTCCATGTTGCATTCCATCAAGGAATGGTGCCCTTCCCTCAGACAGGTTCTCAACTCCCACAATTGTAAGTAGTAAGGCATTTGCTTCAGCTGATGAGGAGCTGGATTAGATCCATTCTTTCTCCTGAGAAGCATCTTGCAACACATAGGTGTTTCGCTCAGCTAGACCTTGAAAATGCTCCAAGGTGGATATGATGGCACTATCATGGGAGTTACTCAGAAATCAAACTGAAGTACAGAGAGAGCTAATTGGCCAAATATGAAGGAGTGGGAGGAAATACATAGTGTAGCATGTTTCACAGCAATTACATTTGGGTAACCCAGATTTAGGGTCAAGTGTGCTGCATGAATCCTGCTTATTGATAGGTGCTGCTGCCTACTTCAGCTGAAGATGCTTTTCAATGGGAAACCTCAAAGTATGAGTCTTGCTTCTCTCCCCGCCACCCCAACGCATCAGTGAATTGCACTGGACAGCAGTAGTTGCTGTTTCCGACGCCCTGGAGTGCAGCCTGTGCGCCTGAGCAGGAGAGCTCCGCTGGGGGCAGAGAAGGTCCCACAAAGCGGAAAGGGGCCCCACCAAGTTGCTGAGGCAAGGGGGGTAAATGCTAACTCCTTGCTCAAGAAGGCTCAGGTCAAGTTTGCCAACTAGGAGTAACCGCAAGGAGGCTTTCTTGGGCTAGCCCACAGCTTGTAATCCCTTGGGCTGGTAAGGGATATGTAATTATATTTACTTATTACTTCAGCTCCTAGTCTACCCTTCTACCCAAGGCAGCtctctaaaaagaaaacaatttctgaaataattaaaacttaAGTTagccaaccagccaaccaaccaacccagaaACAGCCCTAAAATCATTATTTAGCTCATTCTGGGGACCTGGAGTGTTCCCCTGGCCATAGATTTCTGAAACATGCCACTTTTCCTCGCTGCCCACCATTCAAGAACTGGCATCTTCCACAGGCAGGCGCAACTGTCCCGGCTCAGGACTTGTTCACCCCCTCTCCAGAGACACTGGGGGTGTCCAAGACTGGcatcttgattctttttttctgGGTTAGCTGCTTCCTGGCCACGCCCCTGCCAAGGGGCTGCAGTAAAACCCAGGGCATTTCTGCTGTCGCCTTCCCACAGGTTCTTGGGGTCCATTACATTCCCTTGGCCACCTGGGCTGGCAGGGACCTTCTCCCTGTTGGAGCCTCATGGAGAGTTGATCGCTCGCCAACCAGCCTCTAAATGCAGggccttgttttgctttttccttgGATTCCAACAAAGGAAGGTAAGGGCCAGAGTTCTGTCAGCTGGCACTGGATGCAAAGGGTTTCAGGTGCTACCCCCTGAATAGATGACTGAAAGTTACACCCATGGGAGGGAAAGACTCTAGGATGGAGCCCGGTAGCTCACGTGGGCCATGCCAGGTGTGCCCAGGGACCAGAGCTTCTCCGTGGCATCTGCAGGTGGGAAGGTCTCCAAGGTGGACCTGGGAAAGGCCCTTCTTCCCTGTCCCTGAGCCTGCAGAAGAGGGCAGGTGGTTAGGAGGGGTCTGTGCTGCTGTAAAGTGGCAGTGGATGACTTTGGAGGGGGCCTGGGCTGCCCTTCCACTCCAGCATGGGCTTTGGGGAGAAAGGCAGCTTTGCCATCTTGCCAGGGGCCACTTGGTGTTTGTACGGAATGGGCTGCTCTGAGCCCTTGGAATAACAGCAGAGGAAGGCCTGGTTTCAGCAAATAAAATTGCAGCTGTGGTTGGTTCTGTGGATTTTTAGACATAAGCAATTGGGTGAAGCTTAAGTCCTGATTATCATTGGCTAACAGTAAGTGTAAGTTGAACTCCTCTGCTGGTGGGAATTGCTGAGTATGCAGAGGCTCACATACTGTAGATCGGGTGCATTTTAAATTAAGGCTCTTGTTGGCCCTTCAGATAGGCCAGGACGAGAAACAGTTGCCACAAGAACTCCTGGTAAATAACAAAACCTGGAAGGCCTGCCCAAGTTTCCTCTGCCCCGTTCGTGcccaagagaatcaaggcagggctaTTTTGAATGGTTGCCTTCCTCTGTTCCCAGGGCTGGGCGGTCCTTTACTTTCTCCTTTACTCTCCCTTCAAACAATCCCACTGAAAGTCCCTGCATTCCTTTGCCAACATTATTTCTTCATCCtctacctttctttaaaaaaatgtaacagtGTAAGAAGATGGAAAGGAGTAAATaagtgaatggaaaaaaaataaaatagtgaaagcTGATCAAATACTGAAATCACAACGGCTAATAAGTATCAGGAATTCTGTGGGATCTTGGACCGCTTCTTGCATGCTAGTGAAATATGGTGGGGAAGGGGGGCACCCCAGTCAGGAATGGGAATTGTTCCCACGAGGGAAGCCTCCACCTGCTTGTTTTCACTGGCCTTCCCTGACTGCCTGCCAGAGAGTTGCCACAGCCTCCTAtctgccccccacccctcatTTTCAGGTTCATTTCTGACATGTTGGCCCCCCTGCCTCCCTGCAGGCTAGGGACACTGCCCTGGAGATGCATTTAGCATCACCAAAGAAGAGCCGCTCAGGTGCCATGGAGGAAGAAGCCACAGTATTGAGGTCAAGGGCAAATGATCAAAGATCAgagaagtcagtg
This genomic interval carries:
- the LOC134501131 gene encoding adenylate cyclase CyaB-like yields the protein MPANVEIKARVQDLAQLISRVEQLSGSHGCVLLQTDTFFPVPHGRLKVRDLRDGRGQLVFYDRPNTRAPKLSCFTISPTDDPRGLVAVLSQALGEQGVVKKERHLYMVGQTRVHVDHVEGLGDFVELEVMLQEHQSLREGEEVAQQLMCKLGIEETDLISGAYLDLLLAGGESHL